The nucleotide window AACATTACTAACTGGCCAGAGGATTTCTTTGGGGATCGGTTTGTGGATCTCGCAGAAATGACGAGGGCCGCTGCGACTCGTCGCATGGGTGAAGAGCGATGAGCTTCCCTTTTTCGCTCTGTGTGGTTGATACGAACGTCCTCTACACGGCGAATGGAATGTCAGATTCAACCGACGCTTGCCTGATGCATTGTGTAGATGCCTTGCAGAAAATCAAGGAAAATGGCCGTATTCTCTTGGACTACACATGGCTAATCTTGGGTGAATACGAGGGCAAACTGACGCCTTCCGGTCAACCGGGACCGGGCAAAGAGTTTTTGCAGTGGATATACCAGAACCAAGGCACAGGTCGTTGCGTCTTCGTGTCAATCACCCCCAAAGGGACACCTGCTGATGGGGCCGATTTCGAGGAGTTTCCTCACCATCCAGACCTACAGGACTTCGACGATGACGATCGGAAGTTCGTCGCGGTGTCTGCGGCTCATCCTGAGCGCCCCCCGATTCTACAGGCGACCGACAGCAAGTGGTGTGGTTGGGAGGATGCGCTCAGAGAACGCGGAATCCAAGTGGAGTTCTTGTGCCGAAAGGAGATTGCCCGGAAACACAAGGAAAAGATGGGCAGTGCGTGATGGCCGAGTTTTTCAAATTCCCACACACTCCGCACTTGCTCTGGCTGGGCGATGAGCTGCCCCGTTCGGATAAGGTCCTGGCGCCCGAGGAAGCTGCCGAATTCCTGTCCGGAGAGATACTTGTGGAAGAGAAGGTGGATGGCGGCAGTATCGGCTTATCTTTGGACCCACAAGGTAACATTCGTGCCCAGAATCGCGGGACTTACTTGGGCCATAGGAGTCATCATCAGTTCGATCCCTTATGGCCCTGGATTGATACACACCGGATTGCACTGAGAAATGGACTCGCCCCCGACCTGATCCTCTTTGGTGAATGGTGCTACGCCCAGCATTCGATCCACTACGATCGGCTGCCCGACTGGTTTCTTGCGTTCGACGTTTACGACAGGAACGTGGGCGAGTTCTGGTGTGTTAGCCGCAGGAACGAGCTAGTCGATTCGTTGGGCTTAGAGCGTGTCCCCGCACTGACCGAAGGTGCATTTGCATTGCCCCAACTCGTCGGACTACTGGGTGAATCCAAGCTAACTAGTGGCCCAATGGAAGGGATCTATTTGCGGAGAGAAGAGGGCGGACGCCTCATCGCCCGCGCAAAAATCGTCCGTGCCGAGTTCACTCAGAACATCTGCGAGCATTGGTCTAAAAACACATTCCGGAGGAATGCTCTTCGCCAAGCCACCGCCATGGTCTCTGGATGATTCGGCTGTGTTTGGCGCAAGGTATCGCCGAAACCTTGCCTTTATCCGTTCTACCGGAACTGCGGCCTCTGGCCCAGCAGTTCCTATCCTGGTTGACACAGCGGGCATGTTCATTTAGATTGCACGAGCATTTTTCTAACACTATGTGGGATGCGGTTTGAGATTTCTGAAATATACCTTTGTGTTCGCGATTCTTCTCTGGGCGCTCTCGCCCCTCATGTCCGCTGCACAAGACGAGTCGCAGTCGTGGCGGAGATGTCCGCCGGGCATGGTTGCAGCCGACAGGTTCTGCATAGACGAGTATGAATACCCGAACAAGTTAGGTGTGCGGCCGCGGAACCTTGTTTTATATGTAGAGGCGGTTCAGATATGCCTTTCTCAGGGCAAGCGGCTTTGCACGACTGACGAGTGGTCTCGGGCATGTTCAGGCCCTCAGAAGTTCAAGCATCCATACGGGAATGAGTTCAGGGAAGGGGCGTGTAACCTGGGCAGGACTCGCGCTACGGAGACCTGGACGTGGTATGGGCTCCGCAGGAGAGACAAGGAGATTGTGCTGTCCCAACCGGCGCTTACTGGCCGATACAAGGCTTGTGTCAGCGGATACGGCGCTTACGATATGCTCGGCAACTACTGGGAATGGACGGATGCAGGCAACACCAAACATACGATTCTGATGGGAGGGTCTTGGTCAACGCCTGCCGAGAAAGTCTCGTGTCTGAATAAGACGGAGACCGCCACCAAGTTCTACAGGATTCGGAACGTTAGCTTTCGTTGCTGCTGCGATTTGTTGCCCAGTTCTAAAACTGGTCCCGATGTTCAAAAACCGTCTGAATGACCTCTCCGCAAAGGAGTGGATCAAGTTCCAGAAAAGTTGGTTCGAGCTGAATCCACCTCGCCGGCCTAAGGAGGTCTTGGTTCATCCGGCGAAGTTCCCTGAGGAGCTCGTGTCGGGGTTCATCCGTTTCTTCACCAAATCAGGCCAGACGGTTCTTGACCCGATGGTTGGAACGGGCTCCACGCTTCTTGCCTGTATCTCGACAGGCAGAAAGGGCATAGGCGTTGAGCTCAATCCCAAATACGTAGCCATCGCAAGGGAACGGATCGCCGACGCGCTCAACACGGAGCGAAAGGGCCAGGATGGCATGACCCCTCCGACAGGTCGGACAAGTCTGACAAGTCCGATGATTATCGAAGGCGACGCGAGGCGCCTGGACGAGCTTGACCTGCCGGAGATTGACTACTGCATAACAAGTCCGCCTTATTGGGATATGTTGAGAGCTAAAGGGGCTGGGACGCAGAAGAGAAGGCAGGAGGCTGGGCTTGACGTGTTCTATTCGTCGGACAAGAGAGACCTGGGGAATATAGCGGAATACGACAGATTCGTTGATGAACTGGTCGTAGTATTCTCCAAGGTTCACGCAGTCATGCGTGTCGGCGCATATTTGACGGTTGTCGTTAAAAATGTTAAGAAGAAGGGCAGAGTTTATCCTCTCGCATGGGATATTGGGAAACGTTTAGGTGAGGTGTTTGCTCTAAAGGATGAGAGGATATGGTGCCAGGGCGACCAGAGATTGGCGCCTTATGGCATTGGCAATGCGTGGGTGAGCAATACGTTTCACCATTACTGTCTCAATTTCAGGAAGGAATAGCTAGCTAAGGTGCCGATCTGGGGTTTGAATGTGGTTTGGGTTGGTGCGGCCGTGGCAGATTGCTACCAGCGCTGCGACGGGGAAGATAGCTGAGATGGAAAGAACACTGACGATAGTGAAGCCGGACTCGGTCGCCGGTAACGTCGCTGGCGAGGTTTTTACACACTTTGAGCGGGCGGGGTTCAGGATCGTGGCCGCCAAGATGGTCTGGTTGACCAAGCGAGATGCGGAGGCGTTCTACTACGTTCATAAGGGCAAGCCGTTCTATGATAGCTTGTGCGATTTCATGTCGAGCGGGCCGTGCGTTGTGGCGGTCTTAGCGGGCCAGAATGCGATCGCCAAAGTTCGGGAGATCATGGGAGCGACTGACCCGGCGAAAGCGGAGAAGGGCACGATTCGGAGCGAGCTGGGGACGTCGATTCAGGAGAATGCCGTGCATGGCTCGGATTCAGATGCTTCGGCCGAGTTTGAGATTGGGTTCTTTTTTTCTAGGTTAGAGATTATGCAAACAGAAAGGAAAGGTTAGCGTGGCGGTACCAAAACGTAGGACATCACATAGAAGAAGGCGGATGAGGTCTTCCCAAAAGGCTCTTCGTTCGCCATCCATTGTGAGCTGCCCGAACTGTAAAACTCCTAAGCTTCCTCACATAGTCTGTCCCAAGTGTGGTTATTTTGGCGGGGAGCAGGTGCTTGAGATCGCCGAGAAGTAGCCTATGACAGGAGCCCCTATCGCCCTGGACGCTATGGGGGGTGATTATGCCCCACAGGAGGCGGTTAAGGGCGCCATTCGCGCCTCGCGGGACTTCGGGATTGACGTGGTCTTGGTGGGCGACGGACCGAGGCTCAAGGCGCAGTTGGCCGATCTGGGTGAGAAGGAGAGCGAGAGGATGAGGGTCTGTCACGCTCCCGAGGTTGTGTCGATGACGGATGCGCCCTCGGTTGTCATTCGCGGCAAGAGGCGCTCTTCAATCCGCGTGGCCTCGAATCTTGTGAAGAGGGGGGAGGCGGCCGCGGTGGTGAGCGCGGGCAATACCGGTGCGACGATGGCGGCTGCCCGTTGCGAGTTTGGTCTTGCCAAGGGTGTGGAAAGGCCGGCGATTGCGCAGGTTTTCCCTAACCGGAAGCATGGGACAGTGGTTCTGGACCTGGGCGCGAACGTCGATTGCAAGATTGGCTACCTTGTGCAGTTCGGAGTGATGGGGAGCATCTATGCGAGCATAGTGTTCCAGAAGAGGAGTCCGAAGGTTGGGCTTTTGAGCATTGGGTCGGAGGACACCAAGGGGAACGAGTTCAGCCGGAGTGTGCTTCTGGCGATGCGGGAGGAGCCCGCAATCAATTTTGTTGGGAACATCGAGGGTCGGGACGTTTTCAAGGGCGATGTTGACGTTGTGGTCTGCGATGGGTTCGTTGGGAACATCGTGCTGAAGATAACGGAGGGCGTGGCCGCGATGGTCGTGGGCATGATGCAGGACTCGCTCTCGTCCAACGTGTTGAGCAAAGCGGGCGCTGTGTTGGTGAGGCCCTCGTTCAGGCGGCTCAAGAAGCGGATGGACTATGCTGAATATGGAGGTGCGATTCTCTTGGGCGTCAACGGTGTTTGTGTGATATGCCACGGTGGCTCGAAGGCCAGGGCGATCCGGAATGCCTTGAAAAGGGCTTACGATTTCGCTGTCTCCGATATAGTTGAGCAGATAACCGAGAAGATGGAAGCTCGCAGGATGGTGAGCTAAGGAGAGAGGATGGTCCAGGCAAGGATAACGAGCATCGGAAGCTACGTTCCAGAGCGCGTTGTGACAAACGAAGACATGATGAGAATTGTCGATACGACCGACGAGTGGATAACCACGAGAACGGGAATCAAGGAGCGGCGCTACTGCGCGGATGATGAGGCCTCGTCCGATCTTGCCTATCGCGCATCGGTAATTGCGCTAGAGAGAGCTTCGGTGGCACCGGAAGACGTGGACTGCATCATCGTGGGAACCGCCACGGGCGACATGGCATTTCCCTCGACCGCGTGCCTGACGCAGGAAAAGCTCGGGGCCAAGAACGCAATGGGATTCGACGTAACCGCCGGCTGCGCGGGCTTCATCTGTGGTCTCTCGGTGGCCTCAAACTTCATAAAGGCCGGGCAATACAAGACAGTACTCGTTGTCGGCAGCGAGGTGCTATCGAGGTTTGCCAATTTCGAGGACAGAACGACATGCGTGCTATTCGGCGATGGCGCCGGCGCTATCGTAGTCCAGGCGTCGGACGATTCCGAAAAGTCCCGGATTCTCTGCACTCATCTTAAGTCCGACGGCTCTTACGGTGATGCGTTGAAGCTGCCAGCGGGCGGCTCTAGGCATCCCGCAAGCGCGGAAACAATCAAGAAGCGGATGCACTATATCTGGATGGATGGACAGACTACCTTCAAGATGGCGATTAGGTGCATGGCCAAGATATCGACCCACGCTCTTGAAGAGCAGAACATGACGGTCGATCAGATGAAGATGATCTTCCCGCATCAGGCGAACTGGCGGATCATTGAGGGACTGGTCAAGCGGCTTGGCACGACCATTGACAAGATCGTCCCCTCCATACAGAAATACGGAAACACCTCCTCGGCATCCATACCGCTTTCGTTGGACGAGGCCCAAGCCACGGGGATGATACAAAAGGGGGACCTGATCCTCCTGACGGCGTTTGGGGCTGGCTATGCGTGGGGCGCCTCGATCGTCAGGTGGTAGTCCGCTGACATAGGGATTTCGCGCGATGCAGGGCAAGGACTTTCTGTATTACGGCGACAACTTGGACATTCTCCGCGAGTTTCGGACCTCACTCATTACGTAGGACGGATTTTCCAGTCTGTCCGATAGCGATGAAGGATGAAATTGGTACGTAGAGGAGTGAGACAATGGAGAGACATCATTTTACGGTCATTGTGGAGCGGGAGGAGGAAGGCGGCTACCACGCGTTCTGCCCCGCTCTGAAAGGCTGCCACACCCAGGGCGACACGCTGGACGAGGCCCTCGCCAATGTCAGGGAGGCGATAGCGGCGTATCTGGAGAGCCTTCGCGCGCATGGGGAGCCCCTCCCGCTGGAGGACATCTTCATCAAGCCGGTAGAGGTTGCTCTTTGAGCCCTAAGCTGCCCATTGTAACGGCCAGGGAAGTGGTCAGGGCAGCCTGAAGGCCGGATTCGTCTTTGACCGTCAGAGAGGAAGCCACGCCATTTACTACCGGGAGAGAGACGCGGCGAGGATAGTAGTGCCCATGCATGCGGGAAAGACCATCAAGCGCAAGACCTTGGCGGGCATCTTGGAGGATATGGGGCTCACTGTGGAAGAGTTCCGCGAGCTCCTGTGAGACACTCTCTGACCAATTGGCCGAGAGGCGGCTGCGGAAGGCGAGGAGCGTCTGAGGGGATGAACGATGAGTGATTGTGGACTGGCAAGTGACGCTTGAGCAAGTATCAGCCTATCTGACCAGCAATTGGCGCGATTTGCTGCTTGGACTAATCGTTAGCGCGCCCTTGACCGCACTCGCGATACTAATCACTTGGTTTCTTACACGCAGGTCAGAGAAGCGCTCCCAAGCGGACAACAAGCGCCTCCATGAAGAGACGATCAGAACCATGCTGCAGGCCACCAATGAATGGATGAAGGAAGAACGTGCCTTCCGAGTGGTGCTGATGGCAGAGGTCAGGAAAGTCAGTCCAGGGCGTGCCGATGAACTCCAAGGAGAGGCCGACCGGATTCAGCGTATAGAGAACGTCTTCGACAACATGCCGGGTTGGGAGGGAGAGAAATGCCCGGTGTGTGGCAAGGGCACGCTCCGCTGGAAGGAATGGGCAGGGGGGCCGTTCGGTCCTTTCACCGCCTGGTTGAAATGCGACAAATGTGGCGCGACCATGCCTTCGCCCGAGACCTCCTAAGATTGAGAATAGGGCGCTGACAAGGGCGAAGGCATGTGGATGATAGTGGATTGCGGATTGTGGCGCTGATTTATCATTCATCCTTTTGCCTTCATGCTTGAGGCACGCGGTTGACGCTATCGCGCAAAACCCTGTATTGTTCTACGGGTATTGCTGCTGAGCGTCAAGTCAGTGGCTTAAAGACAGGAGCTTGACTTGACATCGGTTAGCACAACACGTAACGTTATTACGTGTATCGGTTAATAGTGTCAACTTGGTGATCACGATGAAAGCTCAGAAGTTCTTCGCACGGCATCCGGTTTTCACCAGCCGAGAGTTTGCCGCGTTCCATGAGTCTGAGGGGACGAGCAACGTCAGAACGCAAGAGAGTCTCCTGGCTCACCATACCAGGACAGGCCGCATCCTGCGGGTGCGCCGCGGGCTATACGTCGTCGTGCCGAATGGGACAGATCCCGAGAACTGCCCCGTGGACCCCTACCTGGTGGCAGCAAAGATGACTAACGATTCGGTGCTCGGCTATCATACCGCTCTGGAGTTTCACGGGAGAGCCTATTCGCTGTTCGAGCAATCCCTATACCTTACGAGCCAAGCATCGCGTCCACTCACATTCCGCTCGCACACCTTCCGCCGAGTATTGTTCCCCACCGCCCTTCGGGCCAAGGGTCAGCAGAACTTCGGCGTCAAAGTGGCTGAACGGCGAGGCGTTGACGTTCATGTGACCAGCTTGGAACGGACCCTGGTCGATGTGCTCGATCGACCAGACCTGTCGGGTAGCTGGGAGGAGATATGGCGGTCGCTAGAATCGATCGAGTTCTTTGATTTGGACGAGGTTGTTGAATATGCCCTTCTCCTTGACAACGCCACGACGACGGCGAAGGTCGGTTTCTTTCTGGAGCAGCACCGAGAGCCATTGATGGTAGAAGAAGCCCATCTGAACCGATTGAGAGAGTTTCGGCCTCGTGGGCCGCGTTACCTTGTCCGGAGCAAGCGCACTCGGGGGCGCCTCGTGTCGGGGTGGAACCTCGTTGTGCCTGAGGCGCTCTTGGCGCGGACTTGGGCCGAGGTGACATGAGAATCTCAGGAGAGAGGCTGTTTTCTGAGGCCGAAGCTACCGGATTCCGTCCCGAGGTTCTGGAGAAGGTCATCCATCTGCTCAATCTTCTGGAGATGTTTCGCAGTCATCCTTTCCTCAACGGGCGCTTGGCTCTTAAGGGCGGGACGGCTCTGAACGTGTTCGTCTTCGACCTGCCGCGCCTTTCCGTTGATATCGACCTCAACTACATTGGGGCTGTGGAACGCGACGCGATGCTTTCGGAGCGGCCCAAGATTGAGGAGGCGATCCCGGCAGTGTGCAAACGTGAGGGCTTCTCCGTTCGCCGTGTTCCCCATGAACATGCGGGAGGCAAATGGTCGCTTCGTTACGAGAGCGCTCTCGGACAGGGCGGCAACCTGGGGATTGACATCAATTTCATGTTTCGGGTCCCACTATGGCCTGTGAAGGCAGTGGACTCGCGTGTGGTGGGTTCCTACAAGGCCACGAAGATTCCCATGCTCGATATTCACGAGCTGGCGGCTGGCAAGCTCACGGCACTTCTGGCACGGCGCACAAGCCGCGATCTTTTCGACGTCCATATACTGCTCACCAAAGGAGAGCTTGAGCGCGAGCGCTTGAGGCTGGCATTTGTCGTCTATGGAGCGATGAGCCGCAAGGACTGGCGAACGGTTGCTGTCGAAGACGTACGTTTCGATCAAAGCGACGTCGTTAACCAACTCATCCCGTTGCTCCGCGCTGATGCGATGCGGAAAACCAGTCGGGATGAGGCTTGGGGAAGGCGCCTCGTAGATGATTGTCGTGAGGCGCTAAGTGTAGTGTTGCCTTTCACAGAAGCGGAGATGGAGTTTCTTGACCGCCTCCTTGAACACGGAGAGATCAAGCCTTCATTGATTACTTCTGATGGAGCGTTGGCGGAACGGATTGCCCAGCATCCGCTGTTGGAATGGAAGGCGCTCAATGTGCAGCGACACAAGGCGGGATCGGTGAAGGTGGAGGGATAAGGAATGAGCCACGACGTAGTTGACAATCAGTCGGTCAAGCTGCGGGGCGTTCAAGTTGCGCCATTGGAAGCCGGTTTGCGCGCTTGTAGTATATGGAGATAGTTCAGCACAGCTGATTTGGAATTGTGGGCTAAACAGTAAAGGGAGCAAAGAATGGACTACTTCTTCACCGAGGAGCAGCAGGAGACGAGGAAACTCGCGAGGCGCATAGCCGAGGAGCAGATGAGGCCGATTCGAGCGGAGCTTGATGAGACAGGGGAATTTCCGTGGGGCATTGTCAAAACGCTTGGTCAGGCGGGCCTGTTTGCGCTGCTAATTCCCGAGGAATACGACGGGCTCGGCGGCGGCGTTACGGACTTCTGCCTCGTTACGGAGGAGCTCAGCCGCGTTTGCAGCGGGATCGCTCTTGCGTATGCTGCAACTGGTCTCGGTGCGTATCCGTTGATTATGTTCGGCAGCGATGAGCAGAAGATGCGGCTGTTGCCTGATGTAGCCGAGGGCAAGCGTCTGACAGCGTTTGCTCTGACCGAGGCCGACGCCGGAAGCGACGCTGCGGCGGTTCGGACAAGGGCGGTTCGGGACGGCGATTACTACGTCATCAACGGGACGAAGCAGTGGATAACGAACGGCGGCGAGGCGGAGATATACACAGTGATAGCGAGCACGGACCCGGAGCGGGGAGCGAGGGGCCTTACCGCGTTCATCGTCGAGAAGGGCCAGGAGGGCTTCGATTTTGGCAAGAAGGAGAACAAGATGGGCATCCGGGCCTCGACCACACGGGAGCTTATATTTACGGATTGCCGCATTCACAAGGATAACATCCTGAAGCGGGAGGGTTACGGCTTCATTATTACAATGAAGACATTTGACAAGACCCGTCCGGGGATCGGCGCCCAGGCGGTCGGCGTGGCCCAGGGCGCCTTCGAGGAGGCGGCCAAATACGCGATAGAGAGGGAGCAGTTTGGCAAAAAGATAGCGTCGTTTCAGGCGATACGGCATATCTTGGCCGACATGGCGACCAAGATCGAGGCGGCGCGGGCGCTCGTTTATGCCACGGCTCGAATGATCGACTCTGGAGCGAAGGACACCTCGAAGGAGTCGGCGATGGCCAAGGTCTTCGCGTCGGATGTTGCGATGGAGGTAACTACGAACGCGGTTCAGGTGTTCGGGGGCTACGGTTACATGAAGGAGTATCCGGTCGAGAAAATGATGCGCGATGCGAAGATAACGCAGATATACGAGGGGACGAACCAGATCCAGCGAGAGGTGATCGGCCTGAAACTTGTCAAAGAGGCCGGGAAGCTGTGAAAGGATGAAGGCTAAGGGATGAAGGCGGAAGGATGAAGGGGAAGGAGTGAATGGTGGATGGGTGAGAGAACGCTGGCATTTGTATTCCCAGGCCAGGCCGCCCAGTCCGTAGGGATGGGGAAGGCGATCTCGGAGAAGTTCGAGTCCGCCCGCAAGGTGTTTCAGCTCTCAGACCGGGTGCTCGGGTTCGAGCTTTCAAAACTCTGCTTCGAGGGGTCTAAGGAGCAGCTCGACCTGACCGAAATCACGCAGCCGGCGGTCCTGGCGACATCCTTCGCTATTCTGTCGGCGATTAGGGATGAGACGGGCGTCGAGCCGCGACTGGTCGCGGGGCACAGCCTGGGCGAGTACACAGCCGCGGTCTGCGCAGGTTGCCTGAAGTTTGAAGATGCTCTCAGACTCGTCAGAAGACGAGCGCAGCTGATGCAGGAGGCTGTCCCGGTCGGCGAGGGCGGCATGGTCGCCGTAATTGGCTCGGACGGAAAGACCATCGAGGGGGTCTGCGAGGAGCTTAGGGCCAAGGGCGAGATTCGCGCCGCAAACGTCAACTGCCCAGGCCAGACAGTCATTTCCGGCGAAATGGCGCTTCTAGACAAGGCAATTATTATGCTCAGGGAAAGAGGCGCAAGGAGGCTCGTGAAGCTGCCGCTGTCCGCACCATTTCACTCCAAGCTGATGGCTCCGGCGGCGGAGAAGTTCGGGCGTGAGCTGGAGAAGGTGTCGTTTTGCGACGCCAGAGTGCCAATAATCCCGAACGCGAGCGCCTCGCCTATTGAGGCGAAGGAGGAGGTTGTCGAGGCGCTGAAGAGGCAGATGACCTCGCCGGTTCTTTGGGAGGACTGTGTCAGGAAGATGATCGAGATGGGCACGACGGATTTCGTAGAGGTTGGCCCGCAGAGGCTCATCTCGTCGTTCATCAAGCGAATATCGCGAGATGTTGCTGTGTCGAACGTGGATTCGCCCGACAGTTTAGCGCTTTTCAGGGAAAGGTATGCGTCCTGAGGCGGAAGGATGAAGGCGGAAGGATGAAGGGTGAGAGGTTGATTATGACTCGGCGTTTCTCTTGCTCTCTAGCAGGCAATCGCTGACTATGCCGGTGATCTCGGCGAGAGTTGAGGGTTTTTTGATGGTCTGTCGGTAGGCCCCTTCGTGAACTGCTTGGACGACGTTCTCCTCCACGTCGGAATAACCGGTCATCATGATGACCGGGATGGACCCGTGCAGTTCTCTGATCTTGCGAAATGCATCCAACCCATCGTAAGGCCCGGTCTTGAAGACTTCGTCCAGAAGCACCAGGTCGAAATGCTCTCGCGCTAACATCAGAAAAGCGTATTCAGGGCTCTCAGCGGTTTCGACGTCATAGCCCTCCTCCGCTAGCGCTTCCTGCCAGACATCTCGGAGCAACTCCTCATCGTCAATGAGCAGTATCCGCGCCCGCGTGTGCTTTTGCTTACGCACCGGGTCGAGTTCTTCTGAGACAGTTTTCTCGGGCATGCTCATCTTCTGATGTTGTTGGTCCCATCACACGGCCTTCTGCACGAAATGGCGGCCGCATCGAACGGCTTGAAGCCGGAAGCCTGCGCAATAGTGGAGCTCATATCTAGCCCAGAGCACCACACAAGAGGCCGACAAGCTTGACGCAGAGAATACGCCGACAACTGTTGAAATGAAGCCTCAGCCATCCACATGTAAGAAAGAATGACTTTATCAGTTTGCGATGCGTTCGGGCTGGGACAGCGGCCAGTGTTTCGCATCAGCTCTCTGCCGCTGGGAACCACTAAAGACATGGCATTCGGCGCCTCACGACTTTCGTGCGCACCATATAGTATTTGGTGGCGGCCGAGCAGATGCGCCACTTCTGGCATATCTGGTTGGCTTGCCCACAAATGAGCAACATTATTCATCATTTTCAATACTAGCATTCATTGTGCCATATATGCAACATGCTTTTTCACAGTTCGATTGCGCTGTCGCTAGTCCACCCTGGAAGGCCGATCTCAATCTGCACAGAATTGGCTTTCAGCCCCCGGTGCGGCCTACACACGGTAAGAGGGAGCGTTTCAGGCGGCGGTTCTGTAACATTGTGTGACTTCACAGTGCCCTTGAACTCAGAGCTCGAGACAGAATGAGAACATGATCAGCTGCCCTCAGACGACCTGAACTCGTCCAGCGATAGGTTATGCTTCTTGGTGAGTCGATAAAAGTTCTGTCTCGACAGGCCGGCTATCCTGGCCGCCTGGGCCACATTGCCGCCGGATGCCTTGAGAGCCACCTTGAGCCGCGATACCTCTACGCTATTCTTCACCTCCTTGAGTCGGGTTATCTGCCCCCCTCCTCCTTCTTCCAAACCGAGGTCACCCTCAGTTATGATTCTGCCAGTGGATATTAGAACTGCCTTCTCCACCCTGTTTTGAAGCTCTCGAACGTTGCCCGGCCACCGGTAATGCATCATCCGCTCGATGGCCTTGACCGAGAATATCTTATTCATCTTCCCGTATTTGACCCTACACAAGCCAAGAAAATGATTCGCCAGTCGCAACACGTCATCATCACGGTCTCGAATCGGCGGTAGTTTAATGTCGATTGTGCTGAGCCGATAATACAGGTCCTCCCTGAATGTGCCCTTTTTCACCGCAGCGTCAACGTCGCAATTTGTTGCCGCGATGATTCGGCAGTCAATTGCGGTCTGCCCCTCGCCCCCGACTCTCTCGACCGTTTTGGTCTCAAGGAACCTGAGGAATCTCACCTGCATGTCGAGAGAAAGCTCGGCTATCTCATCGAGGAAGAGCGTCCCCTTGTCGCCATACTCGAGCCTTCCACGCTTCTGCTTATGGGCGCCGGTGAAGGCGCCTTTTTCAAAACCAAACAGCTCCGCCTCGACCAGGTCTCGAGGGATTGCGCCACAATTGATGACTACGAACGGCGCATTTTTACGAGGGCTTCTATTGTGGATAGCCTGAGCCAGGAGCTCCTTCCCAGTGCCCGTCTCACCCGTAATAAACACTGTTACATCTGTTTTGGCGACCTTGGAGGCGTCACGCATGACGTCGGCCAACTGTTGGCTAGCCCCAACGATCTCCGGGAACGGAGACTTCCTTGCTAAGCTGCCCGATTTCGGAACCAACATCGGTGGCATGGTGTGCTCGACAGCCAGCACCCTTGTCCGATCGATCAGATCCTTGATATAACTGCTCTGTCGCCTTCTGAGCACTGCGTCATCGATCATTCTTGCGGCCAGCCTCGCAACCGACTGAACATCGCGGAATAGCCGATCGCCAGACACTTCCAAAAGATCGGGAGAGTCAAGGTACAGGGTTCCTAATTTCTCTCCCCCGATGGACAGAGGCACGCAGATGATAGACCCTTTAATGCTGAGGTCGTTCAGCCATCCAGGTTTCTCTGACCCTCGTCTCGTGAAGACCGCTTTCCCTGTGGCATTGACGCGCCTGCTCACATAGCTTGGCCCATCAAGTCGTTTGGGGTCCAGGACCTGGCCGGTCTTGTCGATCGCCCGTGTCA belongs to bacterium and includes:
- a CDS encoding nucleotidyl transferase AbiEii/AbiGii toxin family protein encodes the protein MRISGERLFSEAEATGFRPEVLEKVIHLLNLLEMFRSHPFLNGRLALKGGTALNVFVFDLPRLSVDIDLNYIGAVERDAMLSERPKIEEAIPAVCKREGFSVRRVPHEHAGGKWSLRYESALGQGGNLGIDINFMFRVPLWPVKAVDSRVVGSYKATKIPMLDIHELAAGKLTALLARRTSRDLFDVHILLTKGELERERLRLAFVVYGAMSRKDWRTVAVEDVRFDQSDVVNQLIPLLRADAMRKTSRDEAWGRRLVDDCREALSVVLPFTEAEMEFLDRLLEHGEIKPSLITSDGALAERIAQHPLLEWKALNVQRHKAGSVKVEG
- a CDS encoding response regulator; translated protein: MPEKTVSEELDPVRKQKHTRARILLIDDEELLRDVWQEALAEEGYDVETAESPEYAFLMLAREHFDLVLLDEVFKTGPYDGLDAFRKIRELHGSIPVIMMTGYSDVEENVVQAVHEGAYRQTIKKPSTLAEITGIVSDCLLESKRNAES
- a CDS encoding type IV toxin-antitoxin system AbiEi family antitoxin domain-containing protein, coding for MKAQKFFARHPVFTSREFAAFHESEGTSNVRTQESLLAHHTRTGRILRVRRGLYVVVPNGTDPENCPVDPYLVAAKMTNDSVLGYHTALEFHGRAYSLFEQSLYLTSQASRPLTFRSHTFRRVLFPTALRAKGQQNFGVKVAERRGVDVHVTSLERTLVDVLDRPDLSGSWEEIWRSLESIEFFDLDEVVEYALLLDNATTTAKVGFFLEQHREPLMVEEAHLNRLREFRPRGPRYLVRSKRTRGRLVSGWNLVVPEALLARTWAEVT
- the fabD gene encoding ACP S-malonyltransferase encodes the protein MGERTLAFVFPGQAAQSVGMGKAISEKFESARKVFQLSDRVLGFELSKLCFEGSKEQLDLTEITQPAVLATSFAILSAIRDETGVEPRLVAGHSLGEYTAAVCAGCLKFEDALRLVRRRAQLMQEAVPVGEGGMVAVIGSDGKTIEGVCEELRAKGEIRAANVNCPGQTVISGEMALLDKAIIMLRERGARRLVKLPLSAPFHSKLMAPAAEKFGRELEKVSFCDARVPIIPNASASPIEAKEEVVEALKRQMTSPVLWEDCVRKMIEMGTTDFVEVGPQRLISSFIKRISRDVAVSNVDSPDSLALFRERYAS
- a CDS encoding acyl-CoA dehydrogenase family protein, with the protein product MDYFFTEEQQETRKLARRIAEEQMRPIRAELDETGEFPWGIVKTLGQAGLFALLIPEEYDGLGGGVTDFCLVTEELSRVCSGIALAYAATGLGAYPLIMFGSDEQKMRLLPDVAEGKRLTAFALTEADAGSDAAAVRTRAVRDGDYYVINGTKQWITNGGEAEIYTVIASTDPERGARGLTAFIVEKGQEGFDFGKKENKMGIRASTTRELIFTDCRIHKDNILKREGYGFIITMKTFDKTRPGIGAQAVGVAQGAFEEAAKYAIEREQFGKKIASFQAIRHILADMATKIEAARALVYATARMIDSGAKDTSKESAMAKVFASDVAMEVTTNAVQVFGGYGYMKEYPVEKMMRDAKITQIYEGTNQIQREVIGLKLVKEAGKL